TACGGGAACACTTCCATCGCTGGGTAAATCATGAAATCCGTACGCAGATGAGAAAACGGGCGCTAAGTGTTGCTCTTGCCCCTGCGCTGCCAGTGGTTTGCAGAGGGGAAAAGCACAGCCAGTTATCAGCTAAACTCAAGTGAAAGACTCAGAAAATGGACCTTAAAACCGCCAGCTTTGAAAGTTTTCTTTAATAATCACTTTTaaaatgtctgcttttgtttttagtcCTCGTTACAGACACTATCTTGCTAACCTAGAGTGGTTTATGTGCTCCTTTTTTGCGTGGCGTGTTGCTCGATAATGTGGAATGGAGGTCGGCTGTTCAACGTTTCCCTTCTTCATCATCACCAGCCAGGCTTCATGTTGTTACTATCACTACGACTGTGGCTGTGGTCCCAGCCACTCTTTAATGGTCACACTTTGAGTACTCAGACTGTCGGTACAGACGCTGTCTGTAATTTATCGGCACTTTGACACAGTGGACGGTGTTTTTAGTTATTTAACGCCAAAGAAGAGGGAGACTCAGTTCAGGGGCTGCTACTTGGAAAGTGATACGGACATGCGCAGTACAGACAGAAAGCTCATTGTCGCCCCGCAGCACTGCGCTTAGAAATACTACAGGTTCATCCAGATGTAGAGTTTCCAAATCAATTCCATGCTTTTTGTGGACAGCATAGATGTATGACATTAGGACATTTGTGCTTTATTCAGgtgttttttgcacattttagtttatttcccaCACATCGCATGGTGTGTACGGTACATTTCCGCCCACTAAACTGCAGCCTTTTCTGAACTGAAAGCATTTTCCTTTCGTGAGCTGTCACGCAGTTGTTTGACTATAACTCATTTCACTATAACGATCTGGTGTTAATTTAAGGGACACTTTATTTCTCCCCAAAGTTggggaaattaaattaaaccgGTATAACGAGTCAAATTTGTCCATTCACAAAGTTACATGTGGTTGTATTTCATAGGACTGCATAAATTTGCTTCTGTAATCTTATATATAGAAACTCAAACAGGATTTTCACACTAACAAGCCTGTTTATTTGTACAAGTATGCATTGTCGCTTAATAGTAAAATGCCTTAAAGCCTTTGGTGAATACTTAAAACATGTGTAAACAGTATGTACTCATAATGTTTAGTAAACTGTTTATAACTTTACTTTGGGACTCTAAGTGGAATATGTAGGTGATGTGTAGGTTTTGAAAGGATTTTTATTGATACTGATGCCAGTGTCAACTTTTTTGTTTCCCTTATTGAATTTTTTGTTGGGTAAAGTTGGAAAAAGAGATGTGATCCAGGAGGGCAAAGGGTCATGAGTTTGATGTGATGTAGGTGCATCCTGggcactccagcttcctcccatagtccaaagacatgcatattaGGTTAACTGTTGCTTCTCTTGTAAATTGACTGTGGGTATGAATGTCAGTGTTATCCCTGcaatagactggcaacctgtccagggtgtaccctgcctctctatGACAGCTCATGATGGGAGGATGTATGGTTCTCAGAAAAACATTCAAGCActgatcaaaaataataatatagtaAAATATTACTAATAGAAGAATGGTAAAATGAATTAGATATCAAGTAACCAGGGGCAATCCTGAAAACAAATTATGCATGTTACTAATATTTTTTGATGTTGGTAGGAAAGTCTCAAGAAACTGTTGTATAAATAGATAGGATAGGATTTTTACTTTCACAGGCTCTTATATTATTGTAAGGAGTAAGAGTTTCTCAAGTGATTTTCTAGAAAAATTATTGTTACCACACCAATATTATTAGAGCCCGACCgatgtaggatttttttttaagactgataCTGAATATACTGATatttgttgatttaaaaaaaaaaaaaaattggtataTCGGCCGATATTTTGTTATGTGTAGGTATTTATTAAGTCCTTACTAAGATAGTATGACGATgtagtttaaaaacaaacttattGGCACAAGAAGTCGTGAATTACTCCTTTACactctgctcagatcagcttgttgtgtttgtggtgttttaaACAGGTGTTGGCAACAGGAAAATTGTCCAACACGTGCCCTCTAGTGGACGAACTATGCAACATCATAACTCATAACATGGTTAAAGCAtgtttctcccatctcttctttaatttattatttttttatttgtcggCTGGTAAATAGAAATTATTTTCCGATATCAATATATCAGTAGCTAATATCGGTCATCTGATATTGGGCTCTAAATATGATGTCACATTCTGAAATCCTCTATGTTACTTGTTAAACTGTAAACGTTTGTAAAGGTCAGTGCGTTCATGTTTAGTACATGAATGTCTAACACTCTTCCAGGGGCCACAGAGAGTGTAGGAAAACATATGCTGGAAGCATGCAACAACAACCTGGAGATGGCAGTGACCATGTTTCTGGATGGAGGTGGGATAGCAGAGGAGCCCAGCACCAGCTCCAGTTCTGTGGCATCAAGCAGCAGAGCGCCCTCTACAGAGTAAGCTGTGACTTTTCTCAACAAACTTCTCTGATTTGCTCCTAATAGTTTCTCCTAGCTTAGAATGTCTGTTAAAAAATAAGctgaaaaggagaagaaaaaatagCATTTGTTTCATTGCTTCCTTGTTATACTAAATTGTTTGTAATTTGATTATAGACGTTTTGCAGTTGATTGCTTTTCTGCTTAGAATAACTCTGTATATGTTTCCTTCATGCTTTCCTCAGTGAAGTGCGAGCACCAATTCCCCAGAAGCAGGACATATTGGTGGAACCAGAACCACTTTTTGGAGGTACAGTgctgatttttttgttattccTGTTTCAGGTAAAGAAATTTGAATGTAAACTACCTGCTGTTTGGCTTATTTGATGAAGataattgattgatttattttgcaTGTTACATCTATTCAGTGCCAAAGCGAAGAAGACCTGCTCGATCAATATTTGATGGTTTCCGAGACTTTCAGACAGAAACAAGTGAGTGTTTTGCAAAATTTATGCTTAAACAAATCAGATGTGCTGTTTAATAACAACCAGCAATGAAGTCTGTCTCATATTTCTGTTGTGGTGACTTAACTTCCAGTAGTGactgaatgaatgtttttctgTTCCTAGTACGCCAGGAACAGGAGCTGCGTAACGGTGGAACAGTGGATAAGAAACTGAGCACCCTGGCAGACCTTTTCCGGCCTCCCATTGAGCTCATGCACAAAGGCAGCTTTGAGACGGTGAGGAGTCACTCGCCGGACACTGTATCCCACACCTTTATTTGTTCTGTGTGAACTTTCAGAAATATTTTAGATGATGACTGAGTAGGTAGATAGTGAAAACTTGCAATTTCATTCCACCTTGCATGTGATCACATACCACTGATTTATAAACCTGTTTACAAAACAGTTAGGATGAGTAAAATGTGTATAAAAGCAGAGTGCAATTACTAAAACCATATATTTGATTGGTAATAGTGAAAAGACAGCAcatcaaatttttaaaacagCGGTTAGTTCAAAACAGCAGGACACCAGACATAAATATCACTGGTTAATCCTAAATTATAATAAAGCAACACATGTCACCATTCAgtcaatatatttttaaatttagcagTATGGTGCCAAAACATATGCAGCACATATTttaacagcatggcttcatcaTAAGACAGACCTGGTActaaactggcctgcctgcagtgtagactggtccccccccccccccccaaacatttGACAACATTAAAAGGAGGCCCTGAACTGCTGAGCAAAAGTGAAAATGATGAGTGATAAACATACTCCAGCCCCAACTTTTTTGAAATGGGTTGCAGACATCACATTAaaaattatagtttttaaaagAAGTCAAATTTATTACTTTGaacatttaattgaaaatatttcaaatgcaacaaatCAAAAGTAGGATTTAAATGTATTGAAAGTAATCACATTTGGTTTTTCTGCACCTTTTCTGTAGCATCCCACTTTTTTGGAAGTGGGTTTGTATATCGTTATAGCTGCTTTTCATTAAGCGACATATGTTCTCTtagttaattttattatttgtccTCCACCAAGGAGCAGATGTGTTTTGGGTTTAAATCAGGAATTGCCAACTTAATGATTTCCAGCATATTGCAAATCTGTCTAAATTATGAATTCACTCTAATTCTCCTCGTGTCGTTCTTTGTGTTTATAGGCTAAAGACTGTGGACAGATGGAAAACAAGTGGCTAATGATCAACATCCAAAATGTTCAAGACTTTGCCTGCCAGTGTCTGAACAGGGATGTGTGGAGTAATGATTCAGTAAAGACGATCATCAGAGAACACTTCATATTCTGGCAGGTATGCATTTTCAGAGCTCAGTGTGATGTTCACTTATTTTGAGGTAACACTGGTTAAATGTTAATGTTgccttttactttatttttcattcatccatccatagCATGgtggttcaattcaattcaattttatttatatagcgccaaatcacaacaaacagtcacctcaaggcgctttgtattgtgggtggTTAGCACCATCACCTCATAGCAAATAGGTCCTGGGCATGAATCCATGGGCCAGCTCGggcatttctgtgtggagtttgcatattctctgTATGGGTTCTCTCCAGATGCTTTAACTTTCTCCTatagtccaaaaacatgcatttaaaaagTTTAGGGTTTTTTGTCCCAAAATAGGATAtagaatgcttttttttaacctgcaggTTTTACTCCTATTGTGCGTGTTATACTTTTAACATACCTTCGCTTGCAGCTCAGTCTGGAGCACTGACACAATTAGCACCTCAGGTTTATGGCACCAGAGTACTTGAACAAATGCCATGCTTAATTCATGCAATGACTACAGCAAGTCAAGTAAAAAGTACATTTAGCCTACATCTTCACTACAATAACGAGCAAACGGACAGTTGAGACTGTCATGAACGTCTGCGGTGTGTAGGTGTCACTGCAGCCACATGACTGGATTATATGCATTCTAGTTTGGCTGTTATATAGCAAATGATTGGATGATTTTGTAGAGGTGTGGAGGGAgacgggttttttttttttgcattttttttttttttttgcatttttttttttttttttgcattttttttgggttttttttttttttttggccacagcggattttatcatcagtggagggagacaggaaatgggggaaagatacggaggaagacacgtgggcaaattggtgacaggccgggacttGAACCCACGCCGCCCACACCGCAACATGGCATATGTACGTGGTTGcaggcttcaccactaagcgcCCCAGGGAGGATCTTTCTAAAGCTGTCCGGCATTGTTTGCATTTTACATGCACTATTGGCAGACTGTAAATTTAAGGACCCCCCTATATGGCTGAACACTACATCTGTACTTGTTTTGAATGGAGGTTAGATCACACTCCCACTATTAATGAGGGGTCCCTATGTGGTTCCAGTCGTCCACACCTTAAGTGTGGTTACATTCCAGCTCAAATGACTCACACCAAGGGGTAAAACAAGCCAGATTTGAGAGACTCTAAAGGGCAGGTCTGAattgtttctgtgttctattgtgcactttcttcctctgcaggtATATCACGATAGTGAAGAGGGACAAAGATACATCCAGTTCTATAAGCTGAACAAGTTTCCCTACATTTCTATCCTGGATCCACGCACAGGTGAGTATTTATGGGAGGCTGGTCACAGCTGAGGGTTTGGTGATGTATGAATGAACACACTCAAACCATTTAGTTGTTGCCAGCtaattaagaaaacaaacaagtggAAGATTAAAGAACAGCTCTCACTCTGAGAGGCTCATGAAAGCTGTTGATAATATTTCTATTATAATTGCGCTGGAAGAGGATACCTGCATGCATCATTTTTGAAAGATGGCAACAGTGTTATGGAAAGCAATTTAAATGTCAGTGGTTTACAACAAGCTTGAAtaacagtgtgtgtcaggcATTCATGTATCAAGAAATGGGATTGGTATAATACTAAAGCAACACAAACAATGAAATATTATGTCACATTAACTGTGTACATCTGCAGTGGACCACACTGTAGATGTACACAGTGGATCTCTCTTTTATCTATAATTAACTAATTATTTCTTGCTTTCAGTACCTGTTATTATTGACCTGTTCAAACTATGTTCACTTTAGGTCAAAAAATGGTGGAGTGGAACCAGCTGGATGTGGCATCGTTCCTGGAGCAGGCAACTGGCTTCCTGGCAGAGCATGGGCAGCTCGACGGGCCATCCTGCCATGCACCTCCTGCCAAACGAGCTCGCTCTGTGGGTCTCTCATCTCATGTGTCACCTCTAATTCTCTTTATGTTTCTGCTCTAATAAGAGCTCCTCTTTCCTGCAGTGACTCTGCTGGAATTTCCTCAGCCACACATCTGATCAGTTTTAGAAGCATCTGGGATGTTTGTTAGATTTCTGCATTACAGCTTCAACATTTGGACAAGTGTCATGCTATCATTAATATTAGCactgtgttttttaatgttctaaGTGTCACGGAGCCATCCACGATATATTGGGTCTTCGTTTTATTTTTCCCCGCTCTTTGATATCTTTTCTACAATTGTACGGtgtgttttatcttttaggAAAGCTTAATCGATGCCAGTGAAGACAGTCAGTTGGAGGCAGCGATCCGAGCTTCCCTACAAGAGACCCACTACGAGTCCTCAAATGTCCCCGAACCCCCCGATTCTCCCCGATCAGACGATGAATCAGACGCAGAGCCTTTCTCTGACAGCGAGGGCCCCTTTTCTGTTGATGGCTCAGACAGCGAGACACCAGCACCCCACGAAGAGAAAAGTTTGACTGGCAAACACACGGTGGCCCCTTCAGCCTCTGCAGCCCAGCCGCGTCTTCATCCTGATAGTTCCACTTCTTCTCACAGAAAATCGCCGTACAAAGAAAACAACCACAGTCACAAGAAAGAGGAGAGCAAAAAGAACCACCTGGAGCCATCGGCTGCTGGTCCTCGTCATCCTCAGCCTGATTCAGACTCTGGAGGGAACCACTGTGCCCCACTACCCGAAAGCGCTGGAACTTCGAAGATCAGCACCACCACAACTTGTGATGTGGACTGTCCTGAGGACAATGGTAcgatgaaatgaatgaaaaacctTTAGATTTCAAGAATGTGAGTGTGGGTGTCTTTGTGCTAATATTAGTAGTGATGGGCAGAAAATCAACAAGCTTTAGGTACCAGTGATAGAAGGGATGCGTTCTAGTTTAATGGAGTTTTATAACAACAAAGGACAAAATTTTACAATTCTTCTTGCACTGTTTTATCTTTCATTGCAACTAgaacaaggttaaaaaaaaaataagtctaAGGCGTTTGAAGAGCCCCGTATGCTGACACACATGTGCTGCTGGATGGACtccttggtcttttttttttttttttggtttgggtttgttttgttttttcctgtgaaGTCAGGCCTAGTCTGATGCACGTAGACAGGCCTTTGAACTTACTGTACTGTTGTGTGGCTGTGGACTATTCAACATTTCGAGCTCTCCATGAGGTGTTAACTTTCCAGTCTATATACTCCAAATCCACAAGGAGTAgagccatgaaattttgcataCATGTTCTTTAcacttcaaagatgtgcaacatgatgttcatattcctggatgttgaGTACCCTTggtacactttggctgtatttatctgaagtggagagtgaACAACATGGAGCATTtcaggcctccaaattagggcagaATAGTcttgcagaaggtaataagaagtctgctgaagggttttctgttatgaaatggggctgtaaatATTATCCAGActtgtacatttattttatattttcattaatggctGGAGGATATCCCCATAGGTGATGGGTCTTGTTTACTTTGTCCTGCCAGTTTGAACAGTTGGGATAGCTTGGACATGTTTATTAGTTGTtgaaagatgttttttgtttcacttGTCTTGTCTGGTGACAGTGTGGTGTAACACCTGATTGTCACCAGACACCCTACTCCTAACCCTTCTAGTAGTTGTGGTTCAGGACCATAGTCAGTACAAATGATGAATATAGCCACCATGATGGCACCCATTGATTAGTAAAGTACATTGACAAGTCTTTAGCCAATGCTCTGAATAATACTCCCTTTCTGACTCTgacaaaataaactttgtgtTGTATTCAGTATGACCAGAAATGAGCAAAGTCACAGAGGAAGGGAAGCGAGAGCTGTTTTCTTATAGGCTCCTATAGAACTGAACCAGAAGagtcgccctctgctggccattagatAGAATGCAATTAAGGCAattcattttggctttgcttttTAGACCATAAGCCACGTCCTTACTGTCTATAGAAGAATCTGCTAGAGTAGTTATACCCATGTATGTGCATATGATGTAGTAAGAAATCGAAACACAGATGCTCAGCTGGACACACGGGTGTGACAGGTGTTAACTTGTTAATCCAAAGGTCaatccattatttttttatgtcttcTGTGTTCGCTTGTCTTTTAACAAAATGTAAGAATGCTTTTTGACCTGTTTGTTCTGACTTCTTGGTTCAGACACCATCATCTTAGAAACTTactgtgttattgttttatttttaataggtCCCAAAGCCAGGTTGATGCTCCGCTACCCAGATGGACAGAGAGAGCAAATTTCCTTGTCGTCGAAAGCAAAACTTTTGGTGCGTGAACctcatatatttatttgtatttaagtaaaataaaatatactatTTTTATAATGCctaataaaaatgattattgAAATTTTTGAAAATAACACTTTGTTACCTTCTACATAATACTCTTTCTTTAAGGCCCTGGTAAGACACGTCCAGTCCAAGGGTTACCCTAACGAACGCTTCGAActcgtcaccaactttcccagAAGGAAGCTCGCCCACTTGGACTATGACATCACATTGCAGGAGGCAGGGCTGTGTCCACAGGAGACTGTATTTGTGCAGGAGAGGAACTAGCCTTCCAGACATACTCACTTTTTGCTTGTCTGTATCTCTGGTAGACCTCACCCTTTCACCAATGATGTGGGATGATGTTACTGGCCTTGATCCCATAACCTTTTGTTCTGGAGGTGGCCCCCATTTTTTGCCAAGACAGCTATGGGTGGATGGGCTACTTTCATCACCACTCCACTAGTCCGAATACTGACGTCTCTACTGACAGCCTAATCCCTTTGTAGTGCTCTACAATTGGCCAGTAAGATGTAGTGGAAGCCAGCactctttaatgtttttaatacagTATATACTCTGCTCTGATGTAGGCCTCATTTAGTTTTGAACACTGAGGCATATCAGAATAGAATATATATCATATAGCTTatcttcaatttaaaaaaaaaaaacaaataatagatCACTAATCGAGGATGGGCCACCAGGGACTTGTACAAAAAGACTTATACCTCCCAGAAAGGACATTAAATCAGTCAGAGTTTATTTTCTAGCTGTTCTTGTTATTTTCTCTACCTGGGACAGGTAAAGGGAGGCTCATTCTTGTTTATTTTGACCCAAATTTGGTCTCTCACTCAGTCATTGTTGAAACAGTTGTAATTATTTGGAAAGCAGGGGCGCCAAGAGGCGAGGTCCAAAAATTACAAGTTGTGAaaatgtgtcttttgatacAGAAGGGAATGAATAAAAAGGTGGTACATCTCATCAGTCACACCTGCACTGTACAGAGATGGCTTAGAGAGACTGATATTTCGATGTAGTCattgtttcctttcttttttatatGCTGCCAAGAAAATATGCTGATGTTGAAATATAACCACCAGAAAACCAAGGGAGGTTCtgctttgtctttttattttatttttatggtttGTGTGACTTTAAAGTTAAAACCCAAAACACTCAAACagctaacaggaaaaaaaaaaaaacaaaaccctgccagattcagctgcagcagcttggAACACAAATGTGTGGCGCACCTTACAGCCTAAACAGGGTATGTTAAAAGATTAAGCCTTTTTAATATGCCCATGCAAAGTTAAatttttgacatgttttttttacctGGGGTATAATATCACTTATACCAGTGAGACTGATTTGCCTCCTATGTGTAATGAACACTTAGAAAAAGAATTTAAGGGAATGCTTGATCATCACAGTATAACAGATTCAGGAGAGCAGGGGTTTCCAGTTAGGAAGCATAAACCATTGTGATTTCACCTCCTTTGGTGCAAATGGAGTGACCACAGGTGCACCAGAGAGGCAACAAAGAAACAACCCCCACCCGTGTAGGTGGTGCCCACAGACcatgttttctccttttgtccCTCCTGACTCATTTTTCTCTACTTTTTGCAAGTATTCTTGTGTAACTGTAGCCcattcaggttgcacaggtagttcaGCTCTTCCAGGATGACATATGCATACTGGCAGTCACAAGGTTTGCTGTCTCCTAGTACAGTCTTGAGACTGTGGAGGAGACACCGTGAGACAGGCCAGTGCACAAAGCGAGCTAGACAGCCACAGAAGGGCATCACCTCAGCAGCAGGACTTGTATCTGGTCCCTTGTgtaaagaggaacaggaggagcgcTGCCAGCGCTCTACTAAATGATCTCCAGCAGGCTACTCACGTGCATGTTTCTAATCAAATGTCAGAAACCGTCCTTGGTGGTGGCAGGAGGGCCCAGCATCCTTTAGTTGGTATCTGCGCTCAcaatacagcactgtgcagctCGACTGGCGGTCATCAAGAGAACAGCAGAGCTTGCGGGTCAGCCACAGGAGCCCTGTTCTCTTCATAGATCAGGATCACAGTGACCACATGTAACAGACATGAAAGAGTCTATAGACACTGTGGCAAACACCATTCAGCATAACTGGTTTGGCAgtcagtcagtgatggtctggagtGGTATATCCTCGCCGGGTGACACAGACCTCCATGTATTGGCCAACTGCTGTTAGGTACGGGATTGAAATCCTCAGGTTCATTGTCAGACCTTTTGCTGGTGCTGCGGGCCCCGGGTTACCCCCCAGTGCCTAGGCTCATGTGGCCATAGTGTGAAAACAGGATGATAAAGGCACTGATGACACTGACTGGCCAGCTGCCTAGCACATTATTTATGGGTGCAACCAAATAATGGCACAGATTATCCAGTAGATCCTTGACGCTCTGATCCGGAACTGGGATAAGATCCCCCATCCACTGTCTCACCAGGAGCATGTTCAGACTTAAGTCCACACAGCCACATGGGGTCATGAACTACTGAGTTGCATTATGACCCAAGTTGGGGCATCCTGTGATTTCAGTTTTAAACTTTGTGATTTGCTGTGATTTTGAATCCAGCATTCAAATTTTGGTTTCAAATGGCTGCTGTTACATCATTTTGTTCTCAACAAATTACACAATGTATGTCAAGATTTTCAGCTTGAATATTTTGTCATCAAGAGCCAAAGTGTGATTTAAGGTTTCccttatctttttatttttattttttattttgaacattTGAACATTTTGAATATTTGGATATTATTGTGAGGCTGTTAAAGACCTGTTCATTGTATCTGTTCAGAGTGAGCAGCTTTGTGTTTCTTCATATGGACAGATGGTGGTGATAACGTACCTTAAATACCAACAAGTCCCCCAAGAAAAGCCAAAAAAGACCACCAAGCAgtgtaaaagtttttttttttaaatcagtattCAGCTCAGTTTTTCAAAAAATTTTATGAAGTAGAAAATAAACATACAGATTCACATGTTTGGTGGCAAACCACTAAGTCATGCATGTGCTGCACTGTTGCAGCGGTTTGTGTGGGGTAGGAGCTTTTTCCTTCTTAGAGATTTTTCAGTATTTGAGTTTCTCACTCACCTCTCCAGACCTGGAAGAGCAAAGGGGCTGTGCTCTTCCACGTTactttaaaaacatctgaacaTTTTGGTTTGAATGGCCTTTTGAGGGTCCTGCAAAGGATTTCTTCCACTGTGACAAAATGAATGTTTATTTGTTAAATTCTGTCCCagaatgaaaatgttttcatggTGAATAAGAAGACAGAGTTAAAACAAGAGTTGATGCCAGTAATGAACTGAATTCTTTGCGTGACAGGAATTATTTCCAATTTGATGGGTTGAAATATTGTCTGTCACACCCGCTTAGAAATAAATGTCTggtcattttaaacaaatacGTGACTAgtatttttaaagcaaagtaACACATCTGTCACAGTAAATTGCTGTGATTCATAGATCATATCTAGATGTgttcaaaagaaaaatcactggACAACATTTTAAACTTTCAGTTGATTTTTATCTGATTGATACTCACCATTAAATAAGCGCTCCACTCTGTAATATTAACAGGGTCTTACGGGGGCAACGGTCAGAGGTGAAAGAAGACAACGTGCAGCTGTGCAAACAGATGAGGACTCTGACTCTGTTTCACTGCCCTCAAGGTGTGGATGTTACAGTATGAGACATGCATTCCTTCACAGCCTGCTTTTTGTGTAAAGGACCAAGGATGGGTGAAGGGAAAATGTATTGCTGAGTAAAGCAGAATAAGCGAACCCATTTCCCCCCATGCAATAAATCATTAACCACATCAGGAGTTTCACAAGTTGAGATTAATGTGTTCCAAATTTCATCTTCAAATCAGGAATCTCTTGAAAACAGatggattttcattttcagtcttcacagaatgtttttttttcctgctgaatTTCTGTTGCTTCCAGCCACAGAAAGGAAACACTTAGAAAGTTGATTAATCGGAGCTGAAAGTGTAATGAGGTAGCAGGACAGCAGCCCTCAGGCCTTGTTTGTTGAAAGGTTTGTCTGTTGCATAAAAGGTTGGTGACCCTAGCTGTCTGATTACCTCTTACTTCATTCACAGAATGAATCAATACGGGTTAATGTGTGATCAGTGAGTAATCTTGAGCCTGATTTTAGACATAAAGTTCAGTTTACCCGTCACAGGAACTGGCACTGAGACTGAATATAATCTTCTGTCTCCCCTGAGGAGCTTTTCCAgagtttgaaaaaatgtaaataaagatgCTGTTTGCACTTTATGAGTGCAGGAGACTGAAATCAAGAATGTCAACCTGTACTGAGGGTGTAACAAAACTCACCATTTCTATCACTAGCTAATgtcataacataaaaaaaaaacaaaaaacctgagGAGCCCAGTGCTTTTGCTTCCTGGTGGAGATGAT
This portion of the Archocentrus centrarchus isolate MPI-CPG fArcCen1 chromosome 17, fArcCen1, whole genome shotgun sequence genome encodes:
- the ubxn7 gene encoding UBX domain-containing protein 7 — translated: MRHVYVVVCKMAALGDTSAPGVNGLIQQFTAITGATESVGKHMLEACNNNLEMAVTMFLDGGGIAEEPSTSSSSVASSSRAPSTDEVRAPIPQKQDILVEPEPLFGVPKRRRPARSIFDGFRDFQTETIRQEQELRNGGTVDKKLSTLADLFRPPIELMHKGSFETAKDCGQMENKWLMINIQNVQDFACQCLNRDVWSNDSVKTIIREHFIFWQVYHDSEEGQRYIQFYKLNKFPYISILDPRTGQKMVEWNQLDVASFLEQATGFLAEHGQLDGPSCHAPPAKRARSESLIDASEDSQLEAAIRASLQETHYESSNVPEPPDSPRSDDESDAEPFSDSEGPFSVDGSDSETPAPHEEKSLTGKHTVAPSASAAQPRLHPDSSTSSHRKSPYKENNHSHKKEESKKNHLEPSAAGPRHPQPDSDSGGNHCAPLPESAGTSKISTTTTCDVDCPEDNGPKARLMLRYPDGQREQISLSSKAKLLALVRHVQSKGYPNERFELVTNFPRRKLAHLDYDITLQEAGLCPQETVFVQERN